The Gammaproteobacteria bacterium genome has a window encoding:
- a CDS encoding sulfurtransferase, which yields MHDPVPQLAVQECATRLQSEPENTLLLDVREPWELDLAAVNGSINIPMHLVPVRLQELPQDKTIIVMCHHGGRSQQVAQYLTHHGYARVFNLSGGIHAWSEQVEPEIPQY from the coding sequence ATGCACGACCCGGTACCACAATTAGCTGTTCAAGAATGCGCTACGCGTCTGCAGTCCGAACCGGAAAATACGCTATTACTGGATGTGCGTGAACCCTGGGAGCTGGACCTGGCGGCGGTCAATGGCAGTATCAATATACCCATGCATCTGGTGCCGGTGCGACTGCAGGAATTGCCTCAAGATAAGACCATTATTGTGATGTGTCATCACGGTGGTCGCAGTCAGCAAGTGGCCCAGTACCTGACTCACCATGGTTATGCACGGGTGTTTAATCTAAGTGGCGGTATACATGCATGGAGTGAGCAGGTCGAGCCCGAGATACCTCAATATTAA